The Oncorhynchus masou masou isolate Uvic2021 chromosome 6, UVic_Omas_1.1, whole genome shotgun sequence genome has a window encoding:
- the LOC135541633 gene encoding protein FAM210B, mitochondrial-like gives FASKSTFPSPANHGHCGLVECQQYIPRVRLIEEKLFVQFEDQTPKQASAKGPEEPEVPEPEEDNPCKTQQLKKIFKEYGAVGVSFHICMSLMSLGMFYLAVSSGIDMAAILYKIGFSESLVQSKLAAGTSTFVLAYAIHKLFAPLRISITVISVPLLVRYLRKNGLFKTPNSPTH, from the exons tttgCCTCGAAATCTAcgtttccttctccagcgaatcACGGGCATTGTGGCCTGGTCGAGTGTCAACAGTATATCCCTCGCGTCAGACTCATTGAAGAAAAACTCTTTGTTCAGTTTGAG GACCAGACTCCAAAGCAGGCCTCAGCCAAAGGCCCTGAGGAGCCCGAGGTACCGGAGCCTGAGGAGGACAATCCTTGCAAGACCCAGCAGCTGAAGAAGATCTTTAAGGAGTACGGAGCTGTAGGAGTCTCCTTCCACATATGTATGTCCCTCATGTCTCTGGGCATGTTCTACCTCGCTGTGTCCAG TGGGATCGACATGGCTGCTATCCTGTACAAGATAGGATTCAGTGAATCTCTGGTTCAGTCCAAGTTGGCGGCGGGTACCAGTACGTTTGTCCTGGCGTACGCCATCCACAAGCTGTTTGCTCCGCTCCGTATCAGCATCACTGTGATATCAGTGCCTCTTCTTGTACGATACCTCAGAAAGAATGGCCTCTTCAAGACACCCAACTCACCTACACACTGA